One Bos taurus isolate L1 Dominette 01449 registration number 42190680 breed Hereford chromosome 14, ARS-UCD2.0, whole genome shotgun sequence genomic region harbors:
- the YTHDF3 gene encoding YTH domain-containing family protein 3 isoform X4 translates to MEDVRPKGQGNKVSVQNGSIHQKDAVNDDDFEPYLSSQTNQGLRRLVFWHSTEMLQNNSYPPMSDPYMPSYYAPSIGFPYSLGEAAWSTAGDQPMPYLTTYGQMSNGEHHYIPDGVFSQPGALGNTPPFLGQHGFNFFPGNADFSTWGTSGSQGQSTQSSAYSSSYGYPPSSLGRAITDGQAGFGSDTLSKVPGISSIEQGMTGLKIGGDLTAAVTKTVGTALSSSGMTSIATNSVPPVSSAAPKPTSWAAIARKPAKPQPKLKPKGNVGIGGSAVPPPPIKHNMNIGTWDEKGSVVKAPPTQPVLPPQTIIQQPQPLIQPPPLVQSQLPQPQPQPPQAQQPQGPQPQAQPHQVQPPQPQLQNRWVAPRNRGAGFNQNNGASSENFGLGVVPVSASPSSVEVHPVLEKLKAINNYNPKDFDWNLKNGRVFIIKSYSEDDIHRSIKYSIWCSTEHGNKRLDAAYRSLNGKGPLYLLFSVNGSGHFCGVAEMKSVVDYNAYAGVWSQDKWKGKFEVKWIFVKDVPNNQLRHIRLENNDNKPVTNSRDTQEVPLEKAKQVLKIIATFKHTTSIFDDFAHYEKRQEEEEAMRRQQMHDYSQPSMSTDKNLSIWNPWIQRASYCEGLERPWILISTGVLEPPPCST, encoded by the exons TTTCAGTACAAAACGGTTCGATTCATCAAAAAGATGCTGTAAATGATGATGATTTTGAGCCATACTTAAGTAGCCAGACAAATCAG GGACTTAGAAGATTGGTTTTTTGGCATTCCACAGAGATGCTTCAG AATAACAGCTATCCACCAATGTCAGATCCATACATGCCTAGTTACTAtgctccatccattggatttccaTATTCGCTTGGGGAAGCAGCATGGTCCACAGCTGGAGACCAGCCTATGCCATATCTGACAACCTATGGACAGATGAGTAATGGAGAGCATCATTATATACCAGACGGTGTGTTTAGTCAGCCTGGGGCATTAGGAAATACCCCTCCATTTCTTGGTCAACATGGATTTAACTTTTTTCCTGGTAATGCTGATTTCTCTACATGGGGGACAAGTGGATCTCAGGGACAATCAACACAAAGTTCTGCTTATAGTAGCAGTTACGGCTATCCACCTAGTTCTCTTGGGAGAGCTATTActgatggacaggctggatttggCAGTGATACTTTGAGCAAGGTGCCTGGCATTAGCAGTATCGAGCAAGGCATGACTGGACTGAAAATTGGTGGTGACCTGACCGCTGCAGTGACGAAAACTGTAGGAACAGCATTGAGCAGCAGTGGTATGACCAGCATCGCAACCAATAGTGTGCCCCCGGTTAGCAGTGCGGCGCCGAAACCCACCTCCTGGGCTGCCATTGCCAGAAAGCCCGCCAAACCTCAACCGAAACTTAAACCCAAGGGCAATGTGGGAATCGGGGGTTCCGCTGTGCCGCCACCTCCTATAAAACACAACATGAATATTGGAACTTGGGATGAAAAGGGGTCAGTGGTAAAGGCTCCACCAACCCAACCAGTTCTGCCTCCTCAGACTATAATCCAGCAGCCTCAGCCATTAATTCAGCCACCACCCCTGGTGCAGAGCCAACTGCCTCAACCGCAGCCTCAGCCGCCACAAGCGCAGCAGCCACAAGGACCTCAGCCACAGGCCCAGCCTCACCAAGTACAGCCCCCGCAGCCACAGCTGCAGAACCGCTGGGTGGCGCCCCGGAACAGGGGGGCCGGCTTCAACCAGAACAATGGAGCGAGCAGTGAAAACTTTGGTCTAGGTGTCGTTCCTGTCAGCGCTTCCCCGTCGAGTGTGGAAGTGCATCCCGTGCTGGAAAAGCTAAAGGCCATAAACAACTACAATCCCAAAGACTTTGACTGGAACCTGAAGAACGGACGTGTGTTTATAATTAAGAGCTATTCTGAGGACGACATACACCGTTCCATTAAGTACTCTATCTGGTGTAGTACTGAGCATGGGAATAAGCGTTTGGATGCGGCTTACCGTTCCCTGAATGGGAAAGGCCCACTCTATTTGCTCTTCAGTGTGAATGGCAGTGGACACTTCTGTGGAGTGGCTGAGATGAAGTCTGTTGTGGACTATAATGCGTATGCTGGTGTCTGGTCTCAGGATAAGTGGAAGGGCAAATTTGAAGTTAAATGGATCTTTGTTAAAGATGTCCCCAATAACCAATTACGGCATATTCGCTTAGAAAATAATGACAACAAACCAGTTACCAattcaagggacactcaagaggtACCCCTAGAAAAAGCTAAGCAAGTGCTTAAAATAATTGCTACTTTCAAGCATACCACCTCAATCTTTGATGACTTTGCACATTATGAAAAGCGTCAAGAAGAGGAGGAAGCCATGCGTAGG caGCAAATGCATGATTACAGTCAACCCTCCATGTCCACAGATAAGAACCTGTCGATATGGAACCCATGGATACAGAGGGCCAGCTACTGTGAGGGCCTTGAGCGACCTTGGATTTTGATATCCACGGGGGTACTGGAACCACCTCCCTGCAGCACATAA
- the YTHDF3 gene encoding YTH domain-containing family protein 3 isoform X2, with amino-acid sequence MFYLDLTLLHRAEETGEESFSVQNGSIHQKDAVNDDDFEPYLSSQTNQGLRRLVFWHSTEMLQNNSYPPMSDPYMPSYYAPSIGFPYSLGEAAWSTAGDQPMPYLTTYGQMSNGEHHYIPDGVFSQPGALGNTPPFLGQHGFNFFPGNADFSTWGTSGSQGQSTQSSAYSSSYGYPPSSLGRAITDGQAGFGSDTLSKVPGISSIEQGMTGLKIGGDLTAAVTKTVGTALSSSGMTSIATNSVPPVSSAAPKPTSWAAIARKPAKPQPKLKPKGNVGIGGSAVPPPPIKHNMNIGTWDEKGSVVKAPPTQPVLPPQTIIQQPQPLIQPPPLVQSQLPQPQPQPPQAQQPQGPQPQAQPHQVQPPQPQLQNRWVAPRNRGAGFNQNNGASSENFGLGVVPVSASPSSVEVHPVLEKLKAINNYNPKDFDWNLKNGRVFIIKSYSEDDIHRSIKYSIWCSTEHGNKRLDAAYRSLNGKGPLYLLFSVNGSGHFCGVAEMKSVVDYNAYAGVWSQDKWKGKFEVKWIFVKDVPNNQLRHIRLENNDNKPVTNSRDTQEVPLEKAKQVLKIIATFKHTTSIFDDFAHYEKRQEEEEAMRRQMHDYSQPSMSTDKNLSIWNPWIQRASYCEGLERPWILISTGVLEPPPCST; translated from the exons ATGTTCTATCTTGATTTGACTCTGCTTCATAGAGCAGAGGAAACAGGCGAAGAATCAT TTTCAGTACAAAACGGTTCGATTCATCAAAAAGATGCTGTAAATGATGATGATTTTGAGCCATACTTAAGTAGCCAGACAAATCAG GGACTTAGAAGATTGGTTTTTTGGCATTCCACAGAGATGCTTCAG AATAACAGCTATCCACCAATGTCAGATCCATACATGCCTAGTTACTAtgctccatccattggatttccaTATTCGCTTGGGGAAGCAGCATGGTCCACAGCTGGAGACCAGCCTATGCCATATCTGACAACCTATGGACAGATGAGTAATGGAGAGCATCATTATATACCAGACGGTGTGTTTAGTCAGCCTGGGGCATTAGGAAATACCCCTCCATTTCTTGGTCAACATGGATTTAACTTTTTTCCTGGTAATGCTGATTTCTCTACATGGGGGACAAGTGGATCTCAGGGACAATCAACACAAAGTTCTGCTTATAGTAGCAGTTACGGCTATCCACCTAGTTCTCTTGGGAGAGCTATTActgatggacaggctggatttggCAGTGATACTTTGAGCAAGGTGCCTGGCATTAGCAGTATCGAGCAAGGCATGACTGGACTGAAAATTGGTGGTGACCTGACCGCTGCAGTGACGAAAACTGTAGGAACAGCATTGAGCAGCAGTGGTATGACCAGCATCGCAACCAATAGTGTGCCCCCGGTTAGCAGTGCGGCGCCGAAACCCACCTCCTGGGCTGCCATTGCCAGAAAGCCCGCCAAACCTCAACCGAAACTTAAACCCAAGGGCAATGTGGGAATCGGGGGTTCCGCTGTGCCGCCACCTCCTATAAAACACAACATGAATATTGGAACTTGGGATGAAAAGGGGTCAGTGGTAAAGGCTCCACCAACCCAACCAGTTCTGCCTCCTCAGACTATAATCCAGCAGCCTCAGCCATTAATTCAGCCACCACCCCTGGTGCAGAGCCAACTGCCTCAACCGCAGCCTCAGCCGCCACAAGCGCAGCAGCCACAAGGACCTCAGCCACAGGCCCAGCCTCACCAAGTACAGCCCCCGCAGCCACAGCTGCAGAACCGCTGGGTGGCGCCCCGGAACAGGGGGGCCGGCTTCAACCAGAACAATGGAGCGAGCAGTGAAAACTTTGGTCTAGGTGTCGTTCCTGTCAGCGCTTCCCCGTCGAGTGTGGAAGTGCATCCCGTGCTGGAAAAGCTAAAGGCCATAAACAACTACAATCCCAAAGACTTTGACTGGAACCTGAAGAACGGACGTGTGTTTATAATTAAGAGCTATTCTGAGGACGACATACACCGTTCCATTAAGTACTCTATCTGGTGTAGTACTGAGCATGGGAATAAGCGTTTGGATGCGGCTTACCGTTCCCTGAATGGGAAAGGCCCACTCTATTTGCTCTTCAGTGTGAATGGCAGTGGACACTTCTGTGGAGTGGCTGAGATGAAGTCTGTTGTGGACTATAATGCGTATGCTGGTGTCTGGTCTCAGGATAAGTGGAAGGGCAAATTTGAAGTTAAATGGATCTTTGTTAAAGATGTCCCCAATAACCAATTACGGCATATTCGCTTAGAAAATAATGACAACAAACCAGTTACCAattcaagggacactcaagaggtACCCCTAGAAAAAGCTAAGCAAGTGCTTAAAATAATTGCTACTTTCAAGCATACCACCTCAATCTTTGATGACTTTGCACATTATGAAAAGCGTCAAGAAGAGGAGGAAGCCATGCGTAGG CAAATGCATGATTACAGTCAACCCTCCATGTCCACAGATAAGAACCTGTCGATATGGAACCCATGGATACAGAGGGCCAGCTACTGTGAGGGCCTTGAGCGACCTTGGATTTTGATATCCACGGGGGTACTGGAACCACCTCCCTGCAGCACATAA
- the YTHDF3 gene encoding YTH domain-containing family protein 3 isoform X5, whose amino-acid sequence MFYLDLTLLHRAEETGEESFSVQNGSIHQKDAVNDDDFEPYLSSQTNQNNSYPPMSDPYMPSYYAPSIGFPYSLGEAAWSTAGDQPMPYLTTYGQMSNGEHHYIPDGVFSQPGALGNTPPFLGQHGFNFFPGNADFSTWGTSGSQGQSTQSSAYSSSYGYPPSSLGRAITDGQAGFGSDTLSKVPGISSIEQGMTGLKIGGDLTAAVTKTVGTALSSSGMTSIATNSVPPVSSAAPKPTSWAAIARKPAKPQPKLKPKGNVGIGGSAVPPPPIKHNMNIGTWDEKGSVVKAPPTQPVLPPQTIIQQPQPLIQPPPLVQSQLPQPQPQPPQAQQPQGPQPQAQPHQVQPPQPQLQNRWVAPRNRGAGFNQNNGASSENFGLGVVPVSASPSSVEVHPVLEKLKAINNYNPKDFDWNLKNGRVFIIKSYSEDDIHRSIKYSIWCSTEHGNKRLDAAYRSLNGKGPLYLLFSVNGSGHFCGVAEMKSVVDYNAYAGVWSQDKWKGKFEVKWIFVKDVPNNQLRHIRLENNDNKPVTNSRDTQEVPLEKAKQVLKIIATFKHTTSIFDDFAHYEKRQEEEEAMRRQQMHDYSQPSMSTDKNLSIWNPWIQRASYCEGLERPWILISTGVLEPPPCST is encoded by the exons ATGTTCTATCTTGATTTGACTCTGCTTCATAGAGCAGAGGAAACAGGCGAAGAATCAT TTTCAGTACAAAACGGTTCGATTCATCAAAAAGATGCTGTAAATGATGATGATTTTGAGCCATACTTAAGTAGCCAGACAAATCAG AATAACAGCTATCCACCAATGTCAGATCCATACATGCCTAGTTACTAtgctccatccattggatttccaTATTCGCTTGGGGAAGCAGCATGGTCCACAGCTGGAGACCAGCCTATGCCATATCTGACAACCTATGGACAGATGAGTAATGGAGAGCATCATTATATACCAGACGGTGTGTTTAGTCAGCCTGGGGCATTAGGAAATACCCCTCCATTTCTTGGTCAACATGGATTTAACTTTTTTCCTGGTAATGCTGATTTCTCTACATGGGGGACAAGTGGATCTCAGGGACAATCAACACAAAGTTCTGCTTATAGTAGCAGTTACGGCTATCCACCTAGTTCTCTTGGGAGAGCTATTActgatggacaggctggatttggCAGTGATACTTTGAGCAAGGTGCCTGGCATTAGCAGTATCGAGCAAGGCATGACTGGACTGAAAATTGGTGGTGACCTGACCGCTGCAGTGACGAAAACTGTAGGAACAGCATTGAGCAGCAGTGGTATGACCAGCATCGCAACCAATAGTGTGCCCCCGGTTAGCAGTGCGGCGCCGAAACCCACCTCCTGGGCTGCCATTGCCAGAAAGCCCGCCAAACCTCAACCGAAACTTAAACCCAAGGGCAATGTGGGAATCGGGGGTTCCGCTGTGCCGCCACCTCCTATAAAACACAACATGAATATTGGAACTTGGGATGAAAAGGGGTCAGTGGTAAAGGCTCCACCAACCCAACCAGTTCTGCCTCCTCAGACTATAATCCAGCAGCCTCAGCCATTAATTCAGCCACCACCCCTGGTGCAGAGCCAACTGCCTCAACCGCAGCCTCAGCCGCCACAAGCGCAGCAGCCACAAGGACCTCAGCCACAGGCCCAGCCTCACCAAGTACAGCCCCCGCAGCCACAGCTGCAGAACCGCTGGGTGGCGCCCCGGAACAGGGGGGCCGGCTTCAACCAGAACAATGGAGCGAGCAGTGAAAACTTTGGTCTAGGTGTCGTTCCTGTCAGCGCTTCCCCGTCGAGTGTGGAAGTGCATCCCGTGCTGGAAAAGCTAAAGGCCATAAACAACTACAATCCCAAAGACTTTGACTGGAACCTGAAGAACGGACGTGTGTTTATAATTAAGAGCTATTCTGAGGACGACATACACCGTTCCATTAAGTACTCTATCTGGTGTAGTACTGAGCATGGGAATAAGCGTTTGGATGCGGCTTACCGTTCCCTGAATGGGAAAGGCCCACTCTATTTGCTCTTCAGTGTGAATGGCAGTGGACACTTCTGTGGAGTGGCTGAGATGAAGTCTGTTGTGGACTATAATGCGTATGCTGGTGTCTGGTCTCAGGATAAGTGGAAGGGCAAATTTGAAGTTAAATGGATCTTTGTTAAAGATGTCCCCAATAACCAATTACGGCATATTCGCTTAGAAAATAATGACAACAAACCAGTTACCAattcaagggacactcaagaggtACCCCTAGAAAAAGCTAAGCAAGTGCTTAAAATAATTGCTACTTTCAAGCATACCACCTCAATCTTTGATGACTTTGCACATTATGAAAAGCGTCAAGAAGAGGAGGAAGCCATGCGTAGG caGCAAATGCATGATTACAGTCAACCCTCCATGTCCACAGATAAGAACCTGTCGATATGGAACCCATGGATACAGAGGGCCAGCTACTGTGAGGGCCTTGAGCGACCTTGGATTTTGATATCCACGGGGGTACTGGAACCACCTCCCTGCAGCACATAA
- the YTHDF3 gene encoding YTH domain-containing family protein 3 isoform X10, which yields MSATSVDQRPKGQGNKVSVQNGSIHQKDAVNDDDFEPYLSSQTNQGLRRLVFWHSTEMLQNNSYPPMSDPYMPSYYAPSIGFPYSLGEAAWSTAGDQPMPYLTTYGQMSNGEHHYIPDGVFSQPGALGNTPPFLGQHGFNFFPGNADFSTWGTSGSQGQSTQSSAYSSSYGYPPSSLGRAITDGQAGFGSDTLSKVPGISSIEQGMTGLKIGGDLTAAVTKTVGTALSSSGMTSIATNSVPPVSSAAPKPTSWAAIARKPAKPQPKLKPKGNVGIGGSAVPPPPIKHNMNIGTWDEKGSVVKAPPTQPVLPPQTIIQQPQPLIQPPPLVQSQLPQPQPQPPQAQQPQGPQPQAQPHQVQPPQPQLQNRWVAPRNRGAGFNQNNGASSENFGLGVVPVSASPSSVEVHPVLEKLKAINNYNPKDFDWNLKNGRVFIIKSYSEDDIHRSIKYSIWCSTEHGNKRLDAAYRSLNGKGPLYLLFSVNGSGHFCGVAEMKSVVDYNAYAGVWSQDKWKGKFEVKWIFVKDVPNNQLRHIRLENNDNKPVTNSRDTQEVPLEKAKQVLKIIATFKHTTSIFDDFAHYEKRQEEEEAMRRERNRNKQ from the exons TTTCAGTACAAAACGGTTCGATTCATCAAAAAGATGCTGTAAATGATGATGATTTTGAGCCATACTTAAGTAGCCAGACAAATCAG GGACTTAGAAGATTGGTTTTTTGGCATTCCACAGAGATGCTTCAG AATAACAGCTATCCACCAATGTCAGATCCATACATGCCTAGTTACTAtgctccatccattggatttccaTATTCGCTTGGGGAAGCAGCATGGTCCACAGCTGGAGACCAGCCTATGCCATATCTGACAACCTATGGACAGATGAGTAATGGAGAGCATCATTATATACCAGACGGTGTGTTTAGTCAGCCTGGGGCATTAGGAAATACCCCTCCATTTCTTGGTCAACATGGATTTAACTTTTTTCCTGGTAATGCTGATTTCTCTACATGGGGGACAAGTGGATCTCAGGGACAATCAACACAAAGTTCTGCTTATAGTAGCAGTTACGGCTATCCACCTAGTTCTCTTGGGAGAGCTATTActgatggacaggctggatttggCAGTGATACTTTGAGCAAGGTGCCTGGCATTAGCAGTATCGAGCAAGGCATGACTGGACTGAAAATTGGTGGTGACCTGACCGCTGCAGTGACGAAAACTGTAGGAACAGCATTGAGCAGCAGTGGTATGACCAGCATCGCAACCAATAGTGTGCCCCCGGTTAGCAGTGCGGCGCCGAAACCCACCTCCTGGGCTGCCATTGCCAGAAAGCCCGCCAAACCTCAACCGAAACTTAAACCCAAGGGCAATGTGGGAATCGGGGGTTCCGCTGTGCCGCCACCTCCTATAAAACACAACATGAATATTGGAACTTGGGATGAAAAGGGGTCAGTGGTAAAGGCTCCACCAACCCAACCAGTTCTGCCTCCTCAGACTATAATCCAGCAGCCTCAGCCATTAATTCAGCCACCACCCCTGGTGCAGAGCCAACTGCCTCAACCGCAGCCTCAGCCGCCACAAGCGCAGCAGCCACAAGGACCTCAGCCACAGGCCCAGCCTCACCAAGTACAGCCCCCGCAGCCACAGCTGCAGAACCGCTGGGTGGCGCCCCGGAACAGGGGGGCCGGCTTCAACCAGAACAATGGAGCGAGCAGTGAAAACTTTGGTCTAGGTGTCGTTCCTGTCAGCGCTTCCCCGTCGAGTGTGGAAGTGCATCCCGTGCTGGAAAAGCTAAAGGCCATAAACAACTACAATCCCAAAGACTTTGACTGGAACCTGAAGAACGGACGTGTGTTTATAATTAAGAGCTATTCTGAGGACGACATACACCGTTCCATTAAGTACTCTATCTGGTGTAGTACTGAGCATGGGAATAAGCGTTTGGATGCGGCTTACCGTTCCCTGAATGGGAAAGGCCCACTCTATTTGCTCTTCAGTGTGAATGGCAGTGGACACTTCTGTGGAGTGGCTGAGATGAAGTCTGTTGTGGACTATAATGCGTATGCTGGTGTCTGGTCTCAGGATAAGTGGAAGGGCAAATTTGAAGTTAAATGGATCTTTGTTAAAGATGTCCCCAATAACCAATTACGGCATATTCGCTTAGAAAATAATGACAACAAACCAGTTACCAattcaagggacactcaagaggtACCCCTAGAAAAAGCTAAGCAAGTGCTTAAAATAATTGCTACTTTCAAGCATACCACCTCAATCTTTGATGACTTTGCACATTATGAAAAGCGTCAAGAAGAGGAGGAAGCCATGCGTAGG gagagaaatagaaacaaacaataa
- the YTHDF3 gene encoding YTH domain-containing family protein 3, producing MSATSVDQRPKGQGNKVSVQNGSIHQKDAVNDDDFEPYLSSQTNQNNSYPPMSDPYMPSYYAPSIGFPYSLGEAAWSTAGDQPMPYLTTYGQMSNGEHHYIPDGVFSQPGALGNTPPFLGQHGFNFFPGNADFSTWGTSGSQGQSTQSSAYSSSYGYPPSSLGRAITDGQAGFGSDTLSKVPGISSIEQGMTGLKIGGDLTAAVTKTVGTALSSSGMTSIATNSVPPVSSAAPKPTSWAAIARKPAKPQPKLKPKGNVGIGGSAVPPPPIKHNMNIGTWDEKGSVVKAPPTQPVLPPQTIIQQPQPLIQPPPLVQSQLPQPQPQPPQAQQPQGPQPQAQPHQVQPPQPQLQNRWVAPRNRGAGFNQNNGASSENFGLGVVPVSASPSSVEVHPVLEKLKAINNYNPKDFDWNLKNGRVFIIKSYSEDDIHRSIKYSIWCSTEHGNKRLDAAYRSLNGKGPLYLLFSVNGSGHFCGVAEMKSVVDYNAYAGVWSQDKWKGKFEVKWIFVKDVPNNQLRHIRLENNDNKPVTNSRDTQEVPLEKAKQVLKIIATFKHTTSIFDDFAHYEKRQEEEEAMRRERNRNKQ from the exons TTTCAGTACAAAACGGTTCGATTCATCAAAAAGATGCTGTAAATGATGATGATTTTGAGCCATACTTAAGTAGCCAGACAAATCAG AATAACAGCTATCCACCAATGTCAGATCCATACATGCCTAGTTACTAtgctccatccattggatttccaTATTCGCTTGGGGAAGCAGCATGGTCCACAGCTGGAGACCAGCCTATGCCATATCTGACAACCTATGGACAGATGAGTAATGGAGAGCATCATTATATACCAGACGGTGTGTTTAGTCAGCCTGGGGCATTAGGAAATACCCCTCCATTTCTTGGTCAACATGGATTTAACTTTTTTCCTGGTAATGCTGATTTCTCTACATGGGGGACAAGTGGATCTCAGGGACAATCAACACAAAGTTCTGCTTATAGTAGCAGTTACGGCTATCCACCTAGTTCTCTTGGGAGAGCTATTActgatggacaggctggatttggCAGTGATACTTTGAGCAAGGTGCCTGGCATTAGCAGTATCGAGCAAGGCATGACTGGACTGAAAATTGGTGGTGACCTGACCGCTGCAGTGACGAAAACTGTAGGAACAGCATTGAGCAGCAGTGGTATGACCAGCATCGCAACCAATAGTGTGCCCCCGGTTAGCAGTGCGGCGCCGAAACCCACCTCCTGGGCTGCCATTGCCAGAAAGCCCGCCAAACCTCAACCGAAACTTAAACCCAAGGGCAATGTGGGAATCGGGGGTTCCGCTGTGCCGCCACCTCCTATAAAACACAACATGAATATTGGAACTTGGGATGAAAAGGGGTCAGTGGTAAAGGCTCCACCAACCCAACCAGTTCTGCCTCCTCAGACTATAATCCAGCAGCCTCAGCCATTAATTCAGCCACCACCCCTGGTGCAGAGCCAACTGCCTCAACCGCAGCCTCAGCCGCCACAAGCGCAGCAGCCACAAGGACCTCAGCCACAGGCCCAGCCTCACCAAGTACAGCCCCCGCAGCCACAGCTGCAGAACCGCTGGGTGGCGCCCCGGAACAGGGGGGCCGGCTTCAACCAGAACAATGGAGCGAGCAGTGAAAACTTTGGTCTAGGTGTCGTTCCTGTCAGCGCTTCCCCGTCGAGTGTGGAAGTGCATCCCGTGCTGGAAAAGCTAAAGGCCATAAACAACTACAATCCCAAAGACTTTGACTGGAACCTGAAGAACGGACGTGTGTTTATAATTAAGAGCTATTCTGAGGACGACATACACCGTTCCATTAAGTACTCTATCTGGTGTAGTACTGAGCATGGGAATAAGCGTTTGGATGCGGCTTACCGTTCCCTGAATGGGAAAGGCCCACTCTATTTGCTCTTCAGTGTGAATGGCAGTGGACACTTCTGTGGAGTGGCTGAGATGAAGTCTGTTGTGGACTATAATGCGTATGCTGGTGTCTGGTCTCAGGATAAGTGGAAGGGCAAATTTGAAGTTAAATGGATCTTTGTTAAAGATGTCCCCAATAACCAATTACGGCATATTCGCTTAGAAAATAATGACAACAAACCAGTTACCAattcaagggacactcaagaggtACCCCTAGAAAAAGCTAAGCAAGTGCTTAAAATAATTGCTACTTTCAAGCATACCACCTCAATCTTTGATGACTTTGCACATTATGAAAAGCGTCAAGAAGAGGAGGAAGCCATGCGTAGG gagagaaatagaaacaaacaataa